aaaattaacaaattttgtctctttcaggggtcaatcaggggccgtaactcggaacccatgattggatctgacagattcatcatggaatccaaaatctattgttgttaaagatattttaaaagtttgtatcaaatcaaaccataaatgaagtctctacacGGCTGcaagccaaaacagcaaattttggccctttaagggaccatacctctagaacccatcatgggatctgaccagttttcgaaagggaCCGGAATATTATgccaacacaagttgtgtgcaagtttgattaaatgtggtttctattgtgttcacaagaaattgtggtcTCAATCGTGTTGacaagccaaaaacagcaaattttggccctttaaggggccataactccagaacccatgatgggatctggccagttttggaatggaaccaagatattatggcaatacaagttgtaagcaagtttgattaaatgtggtttctattgtgttcacaagaaattgtggacagacgacgacggacgaagggcaatcacaaaagctcaccctgtcactatgtgacagatgagctaaaaacagacattattatttcaattatatgATAACTGTTGTATTTGCACCATTATTAAACCAACACAAGTTCCAGATCTACATGTTATACTGACTGTTGTATAAAGTAACACTTAAAATCTTTCTGTAAGAAACTAATATAAATAGTTCTATTCTATTATAGAAGGGAACAATTTTGTCCGTATATCTGAAGTTATCACATTAGCTGGTTGACCACTGAGTGGACTTCTGTATGGTATAACTGGACTCGTCTTGCCTAGAGGGGACGGCTGTGGAGACCCTTGACGTAGTTTGGACTGGAGCTTTGCTGGACTCTGCCATCTAAAATAACAAACATAATACACGTTTATATACAGAATATtaacattacatgtatatcaaatatcCACTGACTGATCATTTGACACCTACTGAGTATTTACAAAGAAATTTAGGACAGTGTCATTGAAGAAAACAGGAATTAAATGTTAGATCAATGTTACATCAAAATAATGTTAATGTCACATAAACAATTCCTAGATTAAAAGgaagtttttattttctgtaaatgtctgtatttgtttgttttctaaaGCTGAATCTCATTTTGTAACTACTTTTTAGTTACATAAGGCACTGGCCACACTCCATCAGCTTAATCATTGCTCCTGTATTCCTCTCAACTTGTTCTACAAATAACCAGCAACTTCTCAATACAACAGGAGGTGGAGAACCAACAACGTTTAGTCAACTAGCTTCCATACTGACCTATAGTTCAAATCCTAATTCTAACCATCAGATATAACCAGCTTTCATACTGACTTACAGTTCGAATCCTAATTCTAACCATCAGATATACCCAGCTTTCATACTGACCTACAATTTGAATCCTAACTTTCACCATTAGATATACCCAGCTTTCATACTGACCTACAGTCTGGACCCTAACTTTAACCATTAGATATACCCATCTTTTATACTGACCTGCAGTTTGAACCATAACTTTAACCATCACATATAACCAGCTTTCATACTGACCTACAGTTTGAACCCTAACTCTAACCATCAAATATAACCAGCTTTCATTCAGACTTACAGTCTGAACCCTTACTCTTACCATCTGATATAACTAGCTTTCATACTGATCTATCAGGAATCATTACTCTAATAATCTTATCCAACTCGCTTTCATACTGACCTATAGTTGGTGTgctcaagaaccataactctaaccatCAGATAAAACTAGCTTTCATACTGAAATACAATTGAATCCTAACTCTAACCATCAGATATAACTAGCTttcatagtgacctacttttgaaccCTAACTCTAACCATCAGATATTACTAGCTTTCATACTGACCTACATTTGAAACCTTAATCTAACCATCTGATATAACTAGCTTTCATACTGACCTATAGTTTGCACCTAACTCTTACCATCAGATATAACCAGCTTTCATACTGACCTATAGTTGGTGTCTCTCAGGAACCTGCTGAGATTAATCTTCCAATGAAATACATTTGGATGTAACTCTGGTGATATTGTTACACAGCTGAGTGCACGTGAAACATTCAAATCTTCTCTGGTTGGCTGAGGCCTGCAACAGAAAGCAACGAGGTTGTAAAGTTATATTACTTAAGCGTTTGTTGCATGTCTATATTTTCTCTAGTTGGCATAGGTAACTTGcaccagacaagaaaaaaaatgccaTCATACATGTTAAACTCTACCCCGATAAATATGGTCTTGAACAAGGAAATAATCTAGCCCATTTCAATCCCTAACATCTTCCATCCTGCAGAAGtcactttttctaaaatgtttcttatcaCAGAGACACACTGCAAGTTTTTTAAGTTTTCGTCAATGTAATAGATTTTTCAAACACAAAGTCCTCTTGTCAACTTCGAGTCCAGACAGCAAGATAGCCTGATTGGCCGATGCGAAAAGTATGCTAAGCTTTGTTTCAACTACACATGTAAGCTAAAAGGTGTTTATCACATGCTTGATGTCAtgagagtgaaataaagccattaaataaatttagtataatacactagtgtaataaagctttgacattgatGTTGTTTTAATATAGGAGATGTTCCACAAATTTACTTGgtttattatacatgtaggtaAAGAAAGATTGTtttatgtttcagcaggaaaagcttacatcgagggctgagcgcgaaactattgcatcttgttctttattcatatacagttacaatagtttcgcgctcagcccacgacatgtgataaaaagaatattacattttgtgtctttctacattgaatttttaattttgttgaataaaattgataaaatgcttggctCTCAATATCATTATTCATAAGTATTGAATATTGTGGACATTCACAGCCCTGATATCTAGGGAAAGTTGTCATCAACAaccaatcaaaggcctgaagggcctgagagtcggctaatgattgatgtactggtagtatagtctaccagtttcagtttggttttagtttttttccccaactgaacagagattttgttacaatagatgaaatggacattcaatcgatgcctagtaaaactttgattgacattatacaagtatttaaacccaatatatttctctaaaattgaagagtggttcgcaaaaataaaaatgttgaaagtacaaactacaatttgacaggtgacactaagatactgcccatgactataaatatttttccagtaaacatttgcctccggcattaccaaaacaggcaattatcggctggtatatattcgcacgtgataaaatttgaatatgaaaatttatatattgaaattttatagcgcggattgccacatacaatttgtaacggatggacgaaagaactgttcagatattttacagtaagggcctggcaataaccgtgtcacacgctaggtattgttcaatcatattataagggatgtgaatttaaagtatacttacttttgcgtttaaagatatgtaaatgtgctgagtgtcaatatatagtgtcatgaatgtttacactgacaggaaaattgcacattcgaaactaagagaagttactcggactagctaccaatttcggaaaagataaccaatattaataaatgcagttcttttttatttaaaaccatcatttattctatttcagactgttaaccccttcaaaaccatgtcagtagtccccaagtctatgtactttcaattatccgttttgattcatgtagacagacaggcccagactgggctgaaaaaatgtttgagccatttttacgtggtcggtagcagggtgggtgtggggaggggtgttccttcccgctttgaactgcagtcagattttgaaatgggcattggggcaggtggtaaaagggcaaatgtatcaaactgtaaagtggcaatatggggagAGGGTGGGAGGAtacccctcctgcaagtagggtttggggtatcaccacaaggaaattttgaaaatgtagacccttgatacagcctttggtgcgatttctaactgaaaattttatgtttcaatttctaaatattacctagattcttttagtattacaatattcaaagtatgaatgactgtcacttcatagtTTTACTTTcgggtcatgcctcagcactagaatataagtctgatattgattctatgtatgtattataaaaataaattctagaatcatttctgttacaataattatctatcatgtctgttactttaatgtttaaatttcataacacagctcgatatttacccaaagtattatatccggatatgattacactttcttttacaccgccaaaatctccagtttcaacaataagcggacatttagcagcaattgggagtatctgacattgaagtttacggttaaattacctcttatttaaatcttttcataaaaaagttgtttgtttcgtcaaagcagccaaacatagacgatctactttcgatttcaaaaactacaagaaaatacaatttaatgtttcgccgatttgtttatttctcgaaaaataagaattaatatcatttttaatatcagtagtaactaaacaaaccagtaagagcttcttcttccgataatttatccgtttactgactgcaaaattcaacccacgcaaagtcgtagaagcattgttataaacagatcacgcgtgttcgccgagaagtgtccagaatgtagttaggattcatccgcgaagtctcgcggaagaattaacgtactgcacatatcttattcggatcatttaaaatgaagctgtcataatttaatttcatcgatgtggtaaactctttgataagaggcATTCCAATGCTTCAGAGgtcccactcaataaaatactagcagtatgttctggaactatattttgtctttcgctggatgttacgcaagctttgtaagtctgcgcaattcataaaatgcacagcacaataaatttgttatttgcgcaatgattttaaatattattttttgaaacggacagggtaacaaatagataatttggctaataagttagtatgctgtttttatttgaatttgtgaacatcatatttgctattttgtgacaaaagggcataaaattcgtcaccataatcatatgcgcaaatgtattaccaaatcctgcagaatcgttatgcgtgtttatacTTAATAAGTTACCGCGGACGAAAATACGTGGCTTTTtccgagtattgcacaattacaagtcataaatatgacagattacatcgtatattggtcatagcaaataggattgacataaatgaacttcattcgatcaatgaactctttgaaattagagacagtccaatggaactacatcacttcgctgtgttgtgaggccatttaagaatgagaaatcgtgcgatagcaaggactcgtcaaacgcttgacagcgtttagccgactcaaaaaatggTAAATGATTTCAGAGTATCTCCTTAATAAAGCAAGCTATCATCATGTCAGCAGAAaagaagaaactgttagcaaacctGCTTATATTTTCTCATATTAAATTCTTGAACCATATTCGAAAGTATACTTTACTTTCTCAATAATCTAAAACTTAAGTTAGAAAATAATTTACCCATAAATGTATTTTGTCTTAGGCAGAGTAACTGCTCTTGTAAGGTATGCCATTATAGACTGGTTCCCTTCCTGTCCACTGCTGGTTCCAAGCTCAACAATTTCTCCCTCCTGTACTTTGCTAATATCTCCATCACATGATTCTACGTCAATATCCTCTAACAACAACAACTTATTGGCACTTTCTATTTTTGGAATTGATACGACATTAACCTTAATTTCACCATCTCCATTTACATCTTTGAACTGCACAACAAAATCAACAGCTGAATGATCTGACATCTCTTGCTGGTGTAGATCACTGGTTTTGATATAATCTATTAGTGTTGTAATTATTGCACAATCCTTGATATTCAATATCACATGAAATGTTCCTGGTTCCGATAACTGGCTACAATAAGTTTTGTTGCCATCGGATACATCTTCAACGGCTGTCTCGTAGGAAGCAGTTGACTCAGAACCAACAGACAATAACCTTTTCCTCACAACATCATCTACTTTTTCTGTCTCTACAACATCTTGATCTCTATTATCTTTACCTGCCTCTCTCAAAGATTCAACAGTTTTATCAGTATCAACAGGCTCTTTTACTTTATCACTAAGCATGTCTTTATTATCATTTACTGTTTCATTACTTTTCTCATCTATTTTGGGTTTGTCACTATCTGAACCTTCAACAGCATTGTCCTTAGCACTAACAGAAGCAATAGCATCTAATCTGTTACAATTTTCATCATCAGTGACAGATTTTTGTGAACTATCCACTGTTGCTTTATCAGACCAGGATTCGTCCATTAGCTTCAATTGTGCAAAACTATTGGAAAGTGCTGACACTGGACTGAGTATATTATTACCACCTTGATCTTCATTTCTTTCACTACACTGCCTACCTTCTTTTGTTCCTCTTGTCTCATTACCAATATCTTTATTCTTATTATCAGTACTATTCTTACAAACATCCTTGTTTCCGTAGAACACACTGTCAAATGACTTATCTGCATCCTCGCCAGTGATCGAACGTAACCGGTTTGTTACAGGAGTTGTTAGGCCACTAAAATCTAGCACCTGTTCATTAAGACCAAACTTCTCTTTAAAATCTTTAACAAAAGTTAACCAAACTCTTTTCTTCAAATAGTATTCCAGCATACCTAGTCCAGCAGAAGTTGACAGATCAATAAACTGGTCTAGAAATTCCCAATACTCGCTCCACGGCACCTGAAGGTCATGTGCCAGCTGCCTGTAATTAAAtcataactagaagatgcttttgtaaaaaagtgcaggtctcccccaatgcatagtcatataggcaagaagtcaataggggacaggagcgaaagtcaaagagacactgatggttggctgcaatagggatcgtctacttggcatgtccggagtcatttattctgcatgtcctatcaccctatgaggttttatcattctgggtcaagtggttctcaagttattgatcagaaatggttttccattttcaggctcctgtgaccttgacctttaacagagtgacccgaaaatcaacaggagtcatttactctgcatgatcaatcatcctatgaagtttcagcattctaggtcaagcggttctcaagttactgaccggaaatgattttacatatcataccaagtttcaacattctgggtcaagtggttctcaagttatatattggaaagagttttctatgttcagccccctgtgaccttgacctttgatggagtgaccccaaaaacaataggggccatctactcttaAGTCCtatcaccttatgaagtttgaaggttctaggtcaaatggttcccaggttattgaccagaaatggatttccattttctatccACTGTAACCttacctttaacagactgaccccaaaatcaacaggggtcatctactctgtatgtccaatcatcctaggaagttacaacattctgggtcaagtggttctcaagttactgacctgaaatgattttccatgtccaggcccctgtgaccttgacctttaatagagtgaccccaaaatcaattggggtcaattactctgcatgtcctatcaccctatgaggttttatcattctgggtcaagtggttctcaagttattgatcggaaatggttttccatgttcaggctcctgtgaccttgacctgtaacagagtgacccgaaaatcaataggggtcatctactctgcatgtccaatcatcctaggaagtttcagcattctaggtcaagcagttctcaagttactgaccggaaatgattttacatatcatatcaagtttcaacattctgggtcaagtggttctcaagttattgattggaaagagtgttctatgttcagccccctgtgaccttgacagttgatggagtgaccccaaaaacaataggggccatctactcttaAGTCCtatcaccttatgaagtttgaagggtctaggtcaaattgttctcaggttattgaccagaaatggatttccattttctatccACTGTAACCTTACCTTTAACagactgatcccaaaatcaacaggggtcatctactctgtatgtctaatcatcctaggaagttacaacattctgggtcaagtggttctcaagttactgaccggaaatgattttccatgttcaggcccctgtgaccttgacctttaatagagtgaccccaaaatcaactggagtcatttattctgcatgtcctatcaccctatgagattttatcattctgggtcaagtggttctcaagttattgatcagaaatgattttccattttcaggctcctgtgaccttgacctttaacagagtgacccgaaaatcaacaggagtcatttactctgcatgatcaatcatcctatgaagtttcaacaatctgggtcaagtggttttcaagttactgaccagaaacggttttccatgttcaggcccctgtgaccttgacctttaacagagtgaccccaaaatcaataggggtcatctactctgcatgaccaatcatcctatgaagtttcaacattctgggtcaagttgttctgaagttattgatcagaaatggttttcactGTTCAGGCCCCTTTCATgcagtgacccaaaaaacaatacgggtcttctactccagcagccctatcaccctattaagtttaaaggttctaggtcaaatggttctccagttattgatcggaaatgaagtgtgacggacggaaggatggacgaacggggcaaaaacaatatgtctcccccagtgggggtgggagacataataactgttTATACATCCTGTAACAGAAGTACTGCTGTAAAGTTCTATTCATTTTGCCTTGCAAGTTATAAAATATCCTTTCAAGTTAGCAGATGCATACCATATTTTCTGGACAATTGACTACGGTGTATTTTTTGACAATGTGGCCTATGCTACGAAGCAACCTACATggcatttttgatttttttacggGCAGTATTGGTAGCTTTATTGTTTATCTGTTCAAACTAAATATGCGAAAAGGAATATCTATTGACACCATCATTTCttacctgcccgcttagctcagtagggagagcgttgttctatggatcacggggtcgcgagttcgatccctgggcggggcgtatgttctccatgacgatttgatacaagagggccataatggccctatatcgctcacctgttaccattgcacttaaggacaagaaggtcaaacaacaaagggaagaaatttaaccaaaaagaaaaaaaaattcttacaaggggcagatatgtcaaaaaacacctaaaaattggagataccatccatgttgtaccacagaaaagtggtctcgttttttccctacagccaataataaaaaggttactaaataagctatttatagtaccATAAAAGGGAAATTATTGTatgtgaacaaaagaaggatctgcaaaataaaaacgagagcaatgcaatgcaacgcaaatgcagagcaatatacacacaaaacaaagtcgtATGACccctgaccttgaagtgagccatccaaaacatgtgctctgcacgtcgtttcgatgaggtgaacatttgtgtcagatttctttgaaatccttcaaggggttcaagagttacagagcggaagggaaattgctaaccaataGACAGAGAGACAGACGGACATCGAggtgataacataatacgtccctttgggcatataaaaaggaattgagatcttatggtgatacaagttgtgtgcaagtttgattaaaatcaaatcataaatgaagctgctattgtgcagacaaggtcaaaataactaattttggcccttttaggggccataactctggaacccattattggatctggccggttcaagaacgGAATCAacatcttatggtgacacaagttttgtgcaagtttgattaaattcaaattataaatgaatctgctgttgtgcagacaaggtcaaaatagctatttctggccctatcaggggccataactctggaacccataaaagaatctggccagttcaagaaaggaaccaagaccttgtggtgatacaagttgtgtgcaagtttggttataatcaaatcataaatgaagctgctattgtacagacaaggtcaaaatagctaattttggccctttcaggggccataactctggaaccaatgaaaggatctggccagttcaagaaaggaaccgagatcttatggtgacacaagttttgtgcaagtttaattaaattcaagtcataaatgaagctgctattgtgcagacaaggtcaaaatagctaattctggccctttcaggggccataactctggaacccataaaggaatctggccagttcaagaaaggaaccaagatcttgtggtgatacaagttgtgtgcaagtttggttaaaatcaaatcataaatgaagctgctattgtgcagacaaggtcaaaatagctaattctggccctttcaggggccataactctggaacccataccggaatctggccagttcaaaaaagaaaccaagatcttatggtgatacaagttgtgtccaagtttggtaaaaatcaaatcataaatgaagctgctattgtgcagacaaggtcaaaatagctaattttggccctttcaggggccataactctggaacccattatgggatctggccagttcaagaaaggaaccaagatcttatggtgatacaagttgtgtgccagtttggttaaaatcaaaggcctgaagggcctgagtcggctaatgattgatgtactgacagtatagtctaccagtttcagtttgattttagtttttttcctcAACTAAAGAgcgattttgttacaataaatgaaatgaacattcggtcgatgcctagtaaaactttgattgacattatacaagtattttataatttaaacccaatatatttctctaaaattgaagagtggttcgcagaaataaaaatgttggaagtacaaactacaatttgacagctgacactaagatactgcccatgactttatatattttccagtaaacatttgcctccggcattgccaaaaagaggcaattatcagctggtatatattcgcacatgataaaatttgaatatgacaatttataatattaaaattttacagcgcggattgccacatacaatttgtaacggatggacggaagaactgatatttttacagatattataatgggcctggcgatagccttgtcatatgttaggtattgttcaatcatattataagtgatgtcaatttaaagtatacttacttttgcgtttagagatacatgtatgtaaatgttgctgagtgtcaatataagTGTAACCGatataataaatgcagttcttttttagttaaaactatcatttattctatttcaaaacttgttaaccccttaaaaatcatgtctttttaccccgaagtccatccactttcaattatccatttgaTTCATGTAAACAGACAGgccaggcccagactgggcagaaaaaatgtttgagccttttTTTTACCccggtcggtagcagggtggtgTGGGGAGGGGAGTTTTTTCCGtttttaaattgcagtcagatctTGAAAGgggcattgcggcaggtggtaaaagggcaaatgtatcaaactgtaaagtggcaatatgggggaagggtgggggaggataccccctcctgcaagtagggttttggggtattaccacaagaaaattttttgaatatgtagacccttgatacagcctttggtgcgattttaactgaaaatcttctgtttcaatttctaaatattacctagattctttctagtattac
This window of the Mercenaria mercenaria strain notata chromosome 5, MADL_Memer_1, whole genome shotgun sequence genome carries:
- the LOC123558022 gene encoding uncharacterized protein LOC123558022, yielding MEEILQEVKAFDTKTLREKLAENGVIVGPIAPTTISLFQKRLANELFRRRGGVREEQTSNEAGPLKENESTSVVKKDNVVSDVYYAVCLPENVEQDSNEADQLVFADKDLALKTAKKYTGSRFKVFKSEQDAKVFSRLTAESAFQSPRRPSKEDTPVKEAAPPSESSPFKGPKLQDLTKLRKVIESGDVDTFREQVWDNPRFLVSSGDTPVMYQEGSRYTAMHIAAIKNKPEICQTILDVLENPEFVNKLYSQSKHSEETQNIRINFLVDLYLNMPDKGSCESPLHMACKYGHERVVEVLASHPRTDKQLKNKWGDTPKDQICTRCSDASQSVKKKIEDLLQGQCYVPLMRSDDNTVTPVIGQPWSPDVSKSTDMPRITSSPRDPSMSVRACAGPMSPSEAGLFHKRWTTPPLVSQSPDQVRAYFNTKRSDCEKGMERIGRQLAHDLQVPWSEYWEFLDQFIDLSTSAGLGMLEYYLKKRVWLTFVKDFKEKFGLNEQVLDFSGLTTPVTNRLRSITGEDADKSFDSVFYGNKDVCKNSTDNKNKDIGNETRGTKEGRQCSERNEDQGGNNILSPVSALSNSFAQLKLMDESWSDKATVDSSQKSVTDDENCNRLDAIASVSAKDNAVEGSDSDKPKIDEKSNETVNDNKDMLSDKVKEPVDTDKTVESLREAGKDNRDQDVVETEKVDDVVRKRLLSVGSESTASYETAVEDVSDGNKTYCSQLSEPGTFHVILNIKDCAIITTLIDYIKTSDLHQQEMSDHSAVDFVVQFKDVNGDGEIKVNVVSIPKIESANKLLLLEDIDVESCDGDISKVQEGEIVELGTSSGQEGNQSIMAYLTRAVTLPKTKYIYGPQPTREDLNVSRALSCVTISPELHPNVFHWKINLSRFLRDTNYRWQSPAKLQSKLRQGSPQPSPLGKTSPVIPYRSPLSGQPANVITSDIRTKLFPSIIE